A part of Paenibacillus donghaensis genomic DNA contains:
- a CDS encoding thioesterase II family protein yields MTIKLFTIPYSGSSAAIYLKWRTLLPKDIEVLPLEFPGRGKRFGSKLCDNMKELIDDLALHIGSQLEGSPYALFGHSLGGLAAYELSVRLMESGQALPVHLFLSGCNPPHLRYGEEQLHKLPDDQFLQEIIKLGGTAQELVNNAELMRIFLPIIKSDYRIYELYAGNDQCVKLPVDCTVMLGIDDPLMPAENGPEWARHISGSMQIHKLPGGHFFLHDQQEDVIATIQDTLVVHK; encoded by the coding sequence ATGACCATCAAGCTTTTTACAATTCCGTATTCCGGCAGCTCAGCGGCTATCTATCTGAAATGGCGAACTCTCCTGCCGAAAGATATTGAAGTGCTCCCACTTGAATTCCCAGGCAGGGGCAAACGATTCGGGTCCAAGCTTTGTGACAATATGAAGGAATTGATCGACGATCTTGCTCTGCACATTGGCAGCCAGCTCGAAGGTAGTCCTTATGCACTGTTCGGTCACAGCCTGGGAGGGCTGGCCGCTTATGAGCTGAGTGTACGGCTGATGGAGAGTGGACAGGCGCTTCCCGTGCATCTCTTCCTTTCCGGCTGTAATCCTCCGCATCTGCGCTACGGGGAGGAGCAGCTGCATAAACTTCCAGACGACCAGTTCCTTCAAGAAATCATCAAGCTGGGAGGTACCGCTCAGGAACTGGTTAACAATGCGGAGTTGATGAGAATTTTTCTCCCGATTATCAAATCGGATTACCGAATTTACGAACTGTATGCGGGCAACGACCAGTGTGTGAAGCTGCCGGTGGACTGCACGGTTATGCTCGGCATAGACGATCCATTAATGCCTGCAGAGAACGGGCCAGAATGGGCGCGGCATATCAGCGGGAGCATGCAGATTCATAAGCTGCCCGGCGGGCACTTTTTCCTTCATGACCAGCAGGAGGATGTGATCGCCACTATTCAGGATACGCTTGTAGTGCATAAGTGA
- a CDS encoding serine hydrolase domain-containing protein — MNRLLIKIFCICMLLGTAILPSDSANAAGSGISKEAVDKYVLQLMDSVDLPGASIVLLKGDETYTKGYGEADTGRKIPVTPDTLFEIGSNSKAFTAVGLLLLVERGLVDLEAPIKQYLPRLELQWEGGTAEPTVSHFLHQTSGLGSDSVTLINPSIRDNALQDTVHRLSENPLWYQPGTQFLYSTGNYDVLGAIIETVSGMSYESFMSAEVLQPLGLNQTFAGRKALPEGKAISQGYKPGLIGNRNYNAPIYRGNTPAGYILSSANDMARWLSLQMNPSAAPPELRSAIALAQIPDETVKATVSPPYTVPFQYGGGWLIFTNGDHKHFSHGGNNPNYSSYVLFNPEQQVGVAVLGNRNTTATYAICQGLYALQQGLTPTAAPLDTIDTVNLTGRVILAVCSVLCLWMIYVWIKDLRLIRNRVRMLRRAYSTLYVKSACLIILAALIAGMAWYLPKLLFWGYPWRFIAVWAPFTIAPAMILIAITGVLFPALRLLKLWYPLSLEGQTDQQKQPRVIQEEVSL, encoded by the coding sequence ATGAACCGCTTGCTGATCAAAATATTCTGTATCTGCATGCTGCTTGGCACGGCCATATTGCCGTCAGATTCGGCTAATGCCGCTGGGAGTGGAATTTCAAAAGAAGCCGTGGACAAATATGTACTTCAGCTGATGGATTCGGTTGATCTACCCGGTGCCTCCATAGTTCTGCTTAAGGGCGACGAGACTTACACTAAGGGATATGGAGAGGCGGACACTGGCCGGAAGATACCCGTAACTCCGGACACCTTGTTCGAAATTGGCTCTAACAGCAAGGCATTCACCGCCGTCGGTCTGCTGCTATTAGTTGAACGAGGGCTTGTGGACCTAGAAGCGCCAATTAAACAATACCTTCCCCGGTTAGAACTGCAATGGGAAGGAGGGACTGCTGAACCAACGGTCAGCCATTTCCTGCATCAGACCAGTGGACTGGGCAGTGATTCTGTCACGCTGATTAATCCGTCGATCCGAGATAATGCACTCCAAGACACCGTTCATAGGCTAAGCGAGAACCCGCTCTGGTATCAACCGGGAACGCAATTTCTCTATTCCACCGGGAATTATGATGTGTTAGGCGCAATTATCGAAACCGTTAGCGGAATGTCTTATGAGTCTTTTATGTCCGCTGAAGTTCTACAGCCCTTAGGTTTAAATCAGACTTTCGCCGGGAGAAAGGCTTTGCCTGAGGGCAAAGCGATCTCTCAAGGCTACAAGCCTGGACTTATCGGTAACCGTAACTATAACGCACCTATCTACCGCGGAAATACACCTGCAGGTTATATTTTGTCAAGCGCAAATGACATGGCCCGCTGGTTAAGTCTTCAGATGAATCCGTCAGCAGCACCTCCAGAGCTTAGATCGGCCATTGCCCTTGCACAGATTCCCGATGAAACGGTAAAGGCAACCGTGAGCCCACCTTACACGGTCCCTTTCCAGTATGGGGGAGGATGGCTAATTTTCACCAATGGCGATCATAAGCACTTCTCACATGGGGGTAACAATCCCAATTACTCTTCTTACGTCTTGTTTAATCCTGAACAACAAGTCGGAGTCGCTGTGCTGGGAAACCGGAATACAACGGCGACTTACGCTATCTGTCAGGGACTGTATGCCTTACAGCAGGGTCTCACGCCTACGGCTGCACCCCTGGATACTATCGATACGGTGAATCTTACGGGGCGGGTCATTCTCGCCGTTTGTTCGGTGCTGTGTCTCTGGATGATCTACGTATGGATCAAAGATCTGCGCTTGATCCGTAACCGCGTTCGGATGCTCAGAAGAGCTTATTCGACTCTCTATGTCAAGTCAGCCTGTTTGATAATACTTGCCGCATTAATCGCAGGCATGGCGTGGTATTTGCCCAAGCTGCTATTTTGGGGTTATCCGTGGAGATTTATTGCCGTCTGGGCACCGTTTACGATCGCCCCGGCCATGATTTTGATTGCAATCACAGGAGTGCTGTTCCCCGCTCTAAGGCTGTTGAAATTGTGGTATCCGCTGAGTCTTGAGGGGCAGACAGATCAACAGAAGCAGCCACGTGTGATTCAGGAGGAGGTTTCATTATGA
- a CDS encoding non-ribosomal peptide synthetase — protein sequence MDVVNKTLHRLSHPQKRIWYTECLHPKTAVHHIGGCVRIRGTVDFNRLETSIHRVIQAHEGLRLQLRKQDDEPQQYVADAPLKPLPRFDFSTSSNPQADYEGWVEAEAAKRFVLFDSPLYHIAIFKVGEQDNGFLLKAHHIICDGWSMDLLTRQILWTYTSLCRGELSAHTVSEPSYLAYLDLESQYLHSPRCQNNRQFWENKFDVLPEPLFDKTAANPAGRRYSRLLDKQATERITRILPELNVSLPLFLAAAFGLVLSRYYQRDNLILSLPVSNRNANTKTTVGMFTGNLPLSLHIKENLSIRAFLQRIRREYSRNLANHKYPFDLLAQHLQLRKNGYDSLYQAAVNYYNTHLLTTLDGMAISNEEFYSGEQAYPVQLMIKDWSEDGTLLFTLDYQTGMIGRQEAATLMECFLSVLNQIVDTPDITLKELTLSTKQQWEVVMLPYNRRSIHEYPYEQTVMSLYAEQVRLHPERIALSCADEQLTYAELAERVNNLAAALSTGFPQVSSVIGVRMHHSPELVIAILAILQSGAAFLPLDTSIPAARAEFMLRDSEAVCLLTDLEEEPASGWHLPSHNPKELIRQELCFTGDQQEPGPDSLAYVLYTSGSTGTPKGVKVLHSNLANYISWAAATYLTSKEDVFAFYSSIAFDLTLTSLFVPLVSGTELRIYPSSSEDYTLNRVLNENRATIIKLTPSHLALVNKERRADSVLRTLIVGGESLKTSLANAIQRTYGPKLAIYNEYGPTEATVGCMIHRFDPIADQGVAVPIGVPAANAKLYILDSQWRPLPPGARGELYISGPGVAAGYVNQPGLTEERFVPDLLNKGSRMYRTGDLVRLGEDGVMEYMGRIDTQLKIRGYRIETEEIEHCLLEMEGIHNTVVMTTGNGSSMELVAFIVGESLTAIEIRSCLAKRLPAYMVPERIIFRNEIPVTANGKTDRKQLEQDINEAVTVVQEYGAVNHRNHIEHLLSAFRTVLGRSEISREDRFFNLGGDSIKAIQISSLLKKQGLQLSAADILDHPLISEMLLLVTDDRSTEPQGPTEGNVPLTPILSWFFSRKLKNQDHYLQSMLLEIREDVTMQTLTNCLREVLRQHDSLRLYFDPTRQQLVYNNTLSVDEFQLHILDLTDFAIEQREQELQSYTTAFKAGICLTAKDEFPFRASLIVNPGRACYLLLAAHHICIDAVSWRILLEDLGRLLGGDKQLPPKTSSFMRWSLALSERTEPLIRPELEYWSQNYNLPRDEKLLLWQPGSHKNTAFHTLAFGITDTELLLAQCRENKGLQPHELLQTALALTLHDTWGWQSQVMWLEGHGREPLFPDIDLSRTTGWFTSLYPVRISINAGTSLIEKRDHILQQFRAVPRKGLGYGILAYGLRLITPAVPRILFNYMGEFQENYENGLLHVLNEPTGPDIAEDNTTPFALEINAYILKRRLYLNLRYPSSMPDRSMEQWKQRYKELLTDLLSQPLIQKEPVWTPADFDAVDITQAELDSLFK from the coding sequence ATGGATGTTGTAAATAAGACATTGCATCGTTTAAGTCATCCCCAAAAGCGAATTTGGTATACCGAATGCCTGCATCCCAAGACAGCTGTTCATCATATTGGCGGCTGTGTCCGTATTCGCGGAACGGTTGACTTCAACCGCCTCGAAACATCCATCCATAGGGTGATTCAGGCTCATGAAGGCTTGCGTCTGCAGTTGCGGAAACAAGACGACGAACCGCAACAATATGTTGCCGATGCTCCGCTCAAACCGTTGCCCCGTTTCGACTTCAGTACTTCTTCCAATCCACAGGCGGATTATGAGGGATGGGTAGAGGCGGAGGCAGCCAAACGATTTGTTCTCTTCGATTCCCCTCTATACCACATCGCTATCTTCAAGGTGGGGGAGCAGGATAACGGTTTCCTGTTGAAAGCCCACCACATCATCTGCGACGGCTGGTCCATGGATCTGCTGACCAGACAAATTCTCTGGACGTATACATCTCTCTGCAGAGGAGAACTCTCTGCCCATACTGTCTCTGAACCTTCCTATTTAGCTTACCTTGACCTTGAGTCGCAATATCTGCATTCCCCGCGTTGTCAGAACAACAGACAATTCTGGGAGAACAAATTTGATGTCCTACCCGAGCCGCTGTTTGACAAGACGGCTGCTAATCCGGCTGGCCGCCGCTATTCCCGCTTGCTGGACAAGCAGGCTACAGAGCGAATCACACGTATTCTGCCGGAACTTAATGTGTCCTTACCGTTATTTCTGGCTGCAGCATTCGGCTTGGTGCTGAGCAGATATTACCAGCGTGATAATTTGATTCTCTCCTTACCCGTATCCAACCGTAATGCAAATACCAAGACAACAGTTGGTATGTTCACAGGCAATCTCCCACTCTCGTTGCACATTAAGGAGAACTTGTCCATTCGAGCATTCTTGCAGCGTATACGCCGCGAATATTCGCGTAATCTCGCCAATCACAAGTATCCGTTTGATCTGCTTGCCCAACATCTTCAACTGCGAAAGAACGGTTATGACAGCTTATACCAGGCCGCAGTCAATTACTATAACACCCATCTGCTGACCACCTTGGACGGTATGGCCATCAGTAATGAGGAATTCTATTCCGGTGAACAGGCTTATCCGGTGCAATTGATGATCAAAGACTGGTCCGAGGATGGAACGTTATTGTTCACTCTGGATTATCAGACCGGGATGATTGGCAGACAAGAAGCTGCGACGCTGATGGAATGCTTCTTGTCTGTGTTGAACCAAATAGTAGATACTCCCGACATAACATTGAAGGAGCTAACTCTATCTACTAAGCAGCAGTGGGAAGTAGTTATGCTGCCTTATAACCGGCGTTCCATACATGAATATCCCTATGAACAGACAGTCATGAGTCTATACGCGGAGCAAGTTAGGCTTCATCCGGAGCGAATTGCCCTGAGTTGTGCAGACGAACAGCTGACTTATGCGGAATTGGCAGAGCGGGTCAACAATCTTGCCGCAGCCCTGTCCACCGGATTCCCGCAAGTATCCAGCGTCATAGGTGTGCGGATGCATCATTCTCCCGAACTGGTCATCGCTATTCTTGCGATTCTGCAGTCCGGTGCAGCGTTCCTCCCACTGGATACCAGTATCCCAGCTGCCAGAGCGGAATTTATGCTTCGGGACTCGGAGGCGGTCTGTCTGCTGACCGACCTGGAAGAGGAGCCGGCTTCCGGCTGGCACCTTCCTTCGCACAATCCTAAAGAACTGATCCGGCAGGAGCTGTGCTTCACGGGCGATCAGCAGGAGCCGGGGCCGGACAGCCTGGCTTATGTCCTATATACTTCAGGCTCAACCGGAACACCAAAAGGGGTGAAAGTTCTCCATTCCAATCTGGCCAACTATATCAGTTGGGCAGCCGCAACGTACTTGACTTCGAAGGAGGACGTGTTCGCCTTTTATTCCTCTATTGCCTTTGATCTGACGTTAACCTCCTTGTTCGTACCGCTGGTCAGCGGAACGGAACTGAGAATATACCCTTCCAGCAGCGAAGACTATACCTTAAACCGGGTTCTTAACGAGAACAGAGCAACGATAATCAAGCTAACTCCATCCCATCTTGCACTTGTGAATAAAGAACGCAGGGCGGACAGTGTCCTGCGGACACTGATTGTTGGAGGAGAGAGTCTAAAGACGAGCCTTGCGAACGCCATTCAGCGAACTTACGGGCCCAAGCTAGCTATTTATAATGAATACGGGCCAACCGAAGCAACTGTTGGTTGCATGATACACCGCTTTGATCCTATTGCCGACCAAGGAGTTGCAGTGCCGATCGGGGTGCCTGCCGCAAATGCCAAGCTCTACATTCTGGACAGCCAATGGAGACCGCTGCCTCCGGGAGCGAGGGGAGAACTTTATATCTCCGGACCCGGTGTGGCCGCTGGCTACGTCAATCAGCCCGGGCTCACTGAGGAACGATTTGTGCCTGATCTGCTGAATAAGGGCAGCAGGATGTACCGCACCGGTGATCTTGTTAGGCTGGGTGAAGACGGAGTGATGGAATATATGGGCCGCATAGATACCCAGCTCAAGATTAGAGGCTACCGAATCGAAACAGAGGAGATTGAACATTGCCTGCTTGAGATGGAGGGGATTCACAATACAGTTGTCATGACTACGGGTAACGGTTCCAGTATGGAACTGGTTGCCTTCATTGTCGGAGAATCCCTTACGGCCATAGAAATCCGCAGCTGTCTGGCTAAGCGCTTGCCTGCATACATGGTTCCTGAACGCATCATCTTCAGGAATGAAATTCCGGTCACTGCCAACGGGAAAACTGATCGGAAGCAGCTTGAACAAGATATTAATGAAGCTGTAACCGTTGTTCAGGAGTACGGAGCAGTGAACCATAGGAACCATATTGAACATCTTTTATCTGCATTCCGGACTGTTCTGGGGCGTAGTGAAATTAGCCGGGAGGACCGCTTCTTTAATCTCGGCGGAGATTCCATTAAAGCGATTCAGATCTCAAGCCTGCTCAAAAAACAAGGGCTTCAACTCAGTGCAGCAGATATTCTGGATCATCCCCTTATTAGTGAGATGCTGCTGCTGGTTACGGACGATAGAAGTACAGAGCCCCAAGGCCCCACAGAGGGGAATGTGCCTTTGACACCGATATTATCGTGGTTTTTCTCCCGGAAACTTAAGAATCAAGACCATTACTTGCAATCGATGCTGTTGGAGATCAGGGAAGATGTAACAATGCAAACCCTTACAAATTGTTTGCGGGAAGTACTCCGGCAGCATGACTCGCTGCGCTTGTATTTTGATCCAACCCGGCAGCAGCTGGTGTATAACAACACTCTTTCTGTAGACGAATTCCAGCTGCATATACTCGATTTGACGGACTTTGCCATTGAACAGCGGGAACAGGAACTACAGTCATATACCACCGCATTTAAGGCAGGCATATGTCTTACTGCGAAGGATGAATTTCCCTTCCGTGCTTCCCTAATTGTGAACCCGGGAAGGGCTTGTTATCTGCTGCTGGCAGCTCACCATATCTGCATCGACGCTGTCTCGTGGCGGATTCTGCTGGAGGATTTGGGACGCTTGCTTGGAGGAGATAAGCAACTGCCGCCCAAGACATCATCGTTCATGCGCTGGTCACTGGCGCTAAGCGAACGCACTGAACCGCTGATCCGTCCAGAGCTGGAATATTGGAGCCAGAATTACAATCTCCCCAGGGATGAGAAGCTGTTATTATGGCAACCGGGTAGCCATAAGAACACAGCCTTTCATACTCTAGCATTCGGAATAACTGACACTGAGCTGCTTCTTGCACAGTGCAGGGAGAACAAGGGTCTGCAGCCTCATGAACTACTGCAGACTGCGCTTGCGTTGACACTTCATGATACTTGGGGCTGGCAGTCGCAGGTCATGTGGCTGGAAGGGCATGGACGAGAGCCATTGTTTCCGGATATCGACCTTTCGCGCACCACTGGGTGGTTCACCAGTCTCTATCCCGTCAGAATTTCGATAAATGCGGGAACCAGTCTTATCGAGAAGCGGGATCATATCCTACAACAGTTTAGGGCTGTGCCCCGAAAAGGTCTGGGATATGGCATTCTGGCTTATGGCTTAAGACTGATTACACCGGCAGTCCCCCGGATTTTGTTCAATTATATGGGGGAGTTTCAGGAGAATTATGAGAACGGGCTGCTGCATGTTCTGAATGAACCCACAGGGCCCGATATAGCCGAAGACAATACAACACCCTTTGCACTGGAGATCAACGCTTATATTCTAAAACGCCGGTTGTACCTGAATTTGCGGTATCCCTCCAGTATGCCGGACAGGAGTATGGAGCAGTGGAAACAGCGGTATAAAGAACTCCTTACGGATCTGCTGAGTCAACCGCTCATTCAGAAGGAGCCTGTATGGACACCCGCCGATTTCGATGCTGTGGACATAACCCAGGCTGAACTGGATTCGTTATTCAAGTAA